The proteins below are encoded in one region of Halocatena salina:
- a CDS encoding YhbY family RNA-binding protein, whose product MSDELRERAHEIDATVRVGKRGIDSVVDELRDQLTERTLVKVKFLRSSRGGTTTDDLAVELASKVDAELVETRGHTAVYH is encoded by the coding sequence ATGAGTGACGAGCTGCGCGAGCGTGCCCACGAGATCGACGCGACGGTCCGAGTCGGGAAAAGAGGAATCGATTCCGTTGTGGACGAACTGCGCGACCAACTCACCGAGCGAACGCTCGTGAAGGTGAAGTTCCTCCGGTCGTCACGAGGAGGAACGACGACCGACGATTTGGCTGTCGAACTCGCCTCGAAAGTCGACGCGGAACTCGTCGAAACGCGCGGACATACCGCGGTGTATCATTGA
- a CDS encoding protein-L-isoaspartate O-methyltransferase family protein: MERAVLRDDMVASLEHDTKGWIETESVSLAMRTVPRHEFVPPVHRERAYTDRSFERFGSRVLAPSTAARLIEALTLPADGSVLVVGVGVGYTAAVIAEIVGTHNVHAIDITRRLVTDARRNLAAADYDGVLVDCHDGSEGLVEYAPYDRILVEAAAVNPPAALVRQLSSEGRLLIPLGTNPQTLTLVAPNGERTAEFGRVAFDPLLIDGEQGDTIERNRTLREDREFAARESTGRSGWEHDWIDWTQQTHDYQHR; the protein is encoded by the coding sequence ATGGAACGGGCGGTGTTGCGAGACGATATGGTCGCCAGCCTCGAACACGATACCAAAGGCTGGATCGAAACCGAGTCGGTCAGTCTCGCTATGCGGACAGTCCCGCGCCACGAATTCGTCCCACCAGTGCACCGAGAGCGCGCGTACACCGACCGCTCGTTCGAACGGTTCGGGTCACGCGTGCTCGCGCCGAGCACTGCTGCACGCCTTATCGAAGCGCTCACCCTCCCCGCTGATGGGTCCGTGCTCGTCGTCGGTGTCGGTGTTGGCTACACCGCAGCCGTCATTGCGGAGATAGTTGGCACACACAACGTTCACGCGATCGATATCACTCGACGGCTGGTGACCGACGCCCGGCGCAACCTCGCCGCAGCCGACTACGACGGTGTTCTCGTCGACTGCCACGACGGCAGCGAGGGACTGGTGGAGTATGCACCGTACGACCGAATCTTGGTCGAGGCCGCTGCGGTCAATCCGCCTGCTGCGCTCGTTCGTCAACTCTCTTCCGAGGGGCGATTGCTCATCCCACTCGGAACGAATCCACAGACGTTGACGCTAGTCGCCCCGAACGGCGAGCGAACTGCCGAATTCGGACGGGTCGCGTTCGATCCCCTGTTGATCGATGGTGAACAGGGTGACACGATCGAGCGCAACCGGACGCTTCGAGAAGATCGGGAGTTCGCCGCGCGAGAAAGCACCGGTCGATCCGGTTGGGAACACGACTGGATCGATTGGACACAGCAGACACACGACTACCAGCATCGATAA
- a CDS encoding alpha/beta fold hydrolase: MGLRRLLAGTVGGLGLVAATNRFLTQQADQLRAPLGQSTEEYRWRGFDIAYTEAGSPDDQDLLLLHGLNAAGSSAEFAAVFDSLATEYHVIAPDLPGFGLSDRPPLLYSPSLYVTFITDFIRDMTDEPRVVGSSVTGAYATMAAETEAVSSLVLVCPTTTTMPGNRTWLRSVLRSPVFGEGLFNLMTSKSALRHFATDHGLYDPANADAEYIEYRWQTTHQPGARFAPASFFSGALDPDVELGTALSELDVPVRLVWGRNATTTPLTTGQSLSSHADAELAVFDEAMLLPHVEHPQGFTDVVADTEDADDYLVD; encoded by the coding sequence ATGGGACTTCGAAGGCTTCTTGCAGGAACTGTCGGCGGTCTCGGTCTTGTTGCCGCCACGAATCGGTTTTTGACCCAACAGGCGGATCAACTCCGAGCACCGCTCGGGCAATCGACCGAAGAGTACCGCTGGCGTGGATTCGACATCGCGTATACGGAGGCTGGATCGCCCGATGATCAAGACCTGTTGTTGTTGCACGGACTGAACGCCGCCGGATCAAGCGCGGAGTTCGCTGCCGTGTTCGATAGTTTGGCGACGGAGTACCACGTCATCGCGCCGGATCTGCCGGGCTTTGGGCTGTCCGACCGCCCGCCGCTGTTGTATTCCCCGTCGCTGTACGTGACGTTCATCACCGATTTCATCCGCGATATGACCGACGAACCGCGCGTGGTCGGTTCGTCGGTCACCGGTGCGTACGCGACGATGGCGGCCGAGACGGAAGCCGTTTCGTCACTCGTGCTCGTCTGTCCGACCACCACGACAATGCCCGGCAATCGGACGTGGCTGCGGTCGGTGTTGCGATCCCCGGTGTTCGGTGAGGGACTGTTCAATCTGATGACGAGCAAATCCGCACTACGGCATTTCGCCACCGATCACGGACTGTACGACCCCGCTAATGCCGACGCGGAGTACATCGAATACCGGTGGCAGACGACCCACCAACCCGGGGCACGCTTTGCACCTGCTTCTTTCTTCAGCGGAGCTCTTGATCCGGACGTAGAACTCGGAACAGCGCTGTCGGAACTGGACGTTCCCGTGCGGCTCGTGTGGGGTCGGAACGCTACGACGACGCCGCTCACGACCGGGCAGTCGCTTTCGTCACACGCCGACGCCGAGCTTGCCGTGTTTGATGAAGCGATGTTGCTTCCACACGTCGAACATCCTCAAGGATTCACCGACGTCGTGGCCGATACGGAGGATGCAGACGACTACCTCGTCGACTAA
- a CDS encoding aminoglycoside phosphotransferase family protein, translated as MVIRRLIRGSIEWDRLESVMLEVAHRYEEETLRIEFLEADNWLSVPCAVNDRWFVKVISNQHALVHTFITTGRNLGALSSGRMGFFEHVQTPVEMARQELRATRTMRDIGINVPEPIEAFEHDGLGVFVVEYLNEFRTLSDLTDDAVEEFVPDLFASLARVHDVGLAHGDLRAANVLISDGELYLIDATNVRNGAVSAARAYDLACALAALEPHVGARVAVDAAFQQYTAADLLAARDFLDFVNMRPDHHFDAAGTKGEIEKYAAQSDTES; from the coding sequence ATGGTGATTCGTCGGCTCATCAGGGGCTCGATCGAGTGGGATCGACTGGAAAGTGTCATGCTTGAGGTCGCCCACCGGTACGAAGAGGAGACCCTCCGCATCGAGTTCCTGGAGGCTGACAACTGGTTATCGGTTCCTTGTGCTGTAAACGATCGGTGGTTTGTCAAGGTTATTTCTAATCAACACGCACTGGTCCACACGTTCATCACCACTGGTCGGAACCTCGGTGCGCTGTCGAGCGGACGGATGGGATTTTTCGAGCACGTACAAACACCGGTTGAGATGGCCCGACAGGAGTTACGTGCGACCCGGACGATGCGCGACATCGGGATCAACGTTCCCGAGCCGATCGAGGCGTTCGAACACGACGGGCTGGGTGTGTTCGTGGTGGAGTATCTCAACGAGTTTCGAACGTTGAGCGATCTTACTGACGACGCAGTTGAGGAGTTCGTCCCGGATCTGTTCGCGTCGCTTGCACGGGTGCACGACGTCGGTCTCGCTCATGGAGATCTCCGGGCTGCGAACGTGCTCATTTCGGATGGAGAACTGTATCTCATTGACGCCACGAACGTCCGAAACGGAGCGGTCAGTGCTGCGCGCGCGTATGATCTCGCGTGTGCACTCGCGGCGCTCGAACCACACGTTGGCGCGCGCGTCGCCGTCGATGCCGCCTTTCAGCAGTACACGGCCGCCGATCTTCTCGCCGCGCGTGACTTCCTTGATTTCGTCAACATGCGTCCGGACCATCACTTCGATGCTGCCGGAACCAAAGGTGAAATCGAAAAGTACGCCGCACAGTCCGACACCGAATCGTGA
- a CDS encoding NuoI/complex I 23 kDa subunit family protein gives MIGLLKGMATTMKHALDGSTFTVEYPDDPPEVSPRFRGVHKFSQERCIWCRQCENVCPNDTIQIVTDEQRNGEQYNLHIGQCIYCRLCEEVCPVDAILLTQNFEFTADTKDEFAYNKEQLKNVPWYKDIDPLASREPDRGAWIGEGEGEVDYQ, from the coding sequence ATGATCGGACTACTCAAGGGCATGGCGACGACCATGAAACACGCGCTTGACGGCTCGACGTTCACCGTCGAATACCCGGACGATCCGCCCGAGGTCAGCCCCCGGTTTCGCGGCGTCCACAAGTTCAGCCAGGAGCGCTGTATCTGGTGTCGTCAGTGTGAAAACGTCTGCCCGAACGATACGATACAGATCGTAACGGACGAACAGCGCAACGGCGAACAGTACAACCTCCACATCGGACAGTGTATCTACTGTCGGCTCTGTGAGGAAGTGTGTCCCGTCGACGCCATCCTACTCACGCAGAACTTCGAGTTTACGGCGGACACCAAAGACGAGTTCGCCTACAACAAAGAACAGCTGAAAAACGTCCCATGGTACAAGGACATCGATCCGCTTGCCTCCCGCGAACCGGATCGTGGGGCGTGGATCGGCGAAGGCGAAGGCGAAGTGGATTACCAGTAA
- a CDS encoding NADH-quinone oxidoreductase subunit A codes for MSNPWIAIGALGLVAVAIPFSMMAVSSLLRPSVPEQGKTTTYESGEVPTGTTRIRFNIQYYMVALLFLVFDIETVLIFPWTVIYRDAVSQPDIGLVPVLVPMLVFIGVLSVGLVWAWRNGAVRWVRSPGRELTGAREP; via the coding sequence ATGAGTAATCCATGGATAGCGATCGGCGCGCTGGGGTTGGTTGCGGTTGCGATACCGTTCAGCATGATGGCCGTTTCGAGCTTGTTGCGCCCTAGTGTGCCCGAACAAGGAAAAACCACGACCTACGAGAGCGGCGAGGTGCCAACGGGCACCACGCGCATCCGGTTTAATATCCAGTACTACATGGTTGCGCTGTTGTTCCTCGTCTTCGACATCGAGACGGTGCTCATTTTCCCGTGGACAGTCATCTACCGAGACGCCGTTTCTCAGCCAGACATCGGACTTGTTCCGGTGTTGGTTCCGATGCTGGTGTTCATCGGAGTCCTTTCCGTCGGTCTCGTATGGGCGTGGCGCAACGGTGCGGTCCGCTGGGTTCGATCTCCCGGGCGGGAACTGACCGGAGCACGAGAGCCATGA
- the purE gene encoding 5-(carboxyamino)imidazole ribonucleotide mutase has product MTVSELRSLIDELEEQAETDRPSETTPEIGIVMGSDSDLDTMYGAYEALIELGFEECTDYDDPPETRFTFETYVVSAHRTPQLMYAYGETARDRGIDVIIAGAGGKSADLPNMTASIAYPLPVIGVPVQEKSVDSVLGMPTGAPITAVDAGKSFNAALSAVQILAREHEQLEQRLTEYHTELQRDVGTVSRELHERGTTAFRDERK; this is encoded by the coding sequence ATGACTGTCTCCGAACTACGATCACTCATTGACGAATTGGAAGAACAAGCAGAAACCGACCGTCCGTCCGAGACCACGCCCGAAATCGGTATCGTCATGGGGTCAGATTCGGATCTCGACACGATGTATGGGGCGTATGAGGCCCTGATAGAACTCGGGTTCGAGGAGTGTACCGACTACGACGATCCGCCCGAGACCCGGTTTACCTTCGAAACGTACGTGGTATCGGCTCATCGGACCCCACAGCTCATGTACGCCTACGGCGAGACCGCCCGCGATCGCGGAATCGACGTTATCATCGCCGGTGCGGGCGGGAAGTCGGCCGATCTCCCGAACATGACGGCGTCGATCGCCTATCCGCTGCCCGTTATTGGAGTGCCGGTCCAGGAGAAATCAGTCGATTCGGTGCTCGGAATGCCCACTGGTGCACCGATCACTGCCGTCGACGCCGGAAAATCGTTCAACGCCGCGCTGTCGGCGGTTCAGATCCTCGCTCGGGAACACGAACAGCTCGAACAGCGCCTTACTGAGTATCATACTGAACTGCAACGCGACGTAGGGACCGTTTCCCGGGAACTACACGAGCGCGGAACGACGGCGTTTCGAGACGAACGGAAGTAG
- a CDS encoding class I SAM-dependent methyltransferase translates to MDDRKHVQRAYDEITESYAEYRTAGGNERERLEGFLDRLSETARVLDAGCGHGAPILARLASETEAIGVEFSRGQVESATENAPTASLLQGDMISLPVRDGTVDAVTAFHSLIHVPLDHHQRVLDEFARVLRPAGYLLFTEGTEAWQGENPDWLDSGVEMQWEIAGPTATERQLRAAGFSVLDKWTVESGLTDDEAMFTLFLARLATDST, encoded by the coding sequence ATGGACGATCGAAAGCACGTTCAGCGTGCGTACGACGAGATCACGGAGAGCTACGCCGAGTACCGAACTGCTGGTGGGAACGAACGGGAGCGATTGGAGGGTTTTCTCGATCGGCTCTCAGAGACAGCCCGCGTTCTCGACGCAGGGTGTGGTCACGGCGCGCCGATACTCGCTCGACTTGCCAGTGAGACCGAAGCGATCGGCGTGGAGTTCTCCCGTGGACAGGTGGAATCGGCGACGGAGAACGCGCCCACAGCGTCCCTCCTACAGGGAGATATGATTTCGCTTCCGGTTCGTGATGGAACGGTCGATGCGGTGACGGCGTTCCACTCGTTGATCCACGTACCCCTTGATCACCACCAGCGCGTGTTAGATGAGTTCGCCCGCGTTCTCCGACCGGCGGGCTACCTGCTTTTCACTGAAGGCACAGAGGCTTGGCAGGGTGAGAACCCAGACTGGCTCGACAGCGGCGTAGAAATGCAGTGGGAGATCGCCGGACCGACCGCAACTGAACGGCAGTTACGGGCTGCGGGCTTTTCCGTGCTGGACAAGTGGACCGTCGAAAGCGGCTTAACAGATGATGAAGCAATGTTCACGCTGTTTCTCGCGCGGTTGGCTACCGACAGCACGTGA
- a CDS encoding acyl-CoA dehydrogenase family protein, which yields MEFDLPEEHRMIRETVREFCDQEIAPIAQEIEEEHRYPSEIFDALAELDMMGVPIEEEHGGLSGDQLMYALVTEELGRVSGSVGLSYAAHISLASKPIELFGTSEQKERWLRPLAEGEYIGSWALTEPGSGSDASDMATIAEKDGNEYVLNGTKQFITNASEAGSILVKAVTDPDAGYDGISTFIVDPQEDDGFEVTTLWDKMGLNASPTCEITFTDCRLPEDRLLGAEGEGWEQTKKTLDGGRISIAALSTGLAQGAFEAAREYATEREQFGSPISKFDAVRDMIVSMDRKIERSRLLTHKAATMYDEGEDVTRLSALAKLDASETSREVAEDAVQVLGGYGYTTDFAPQRFYRDAKLMEIGEGTSEIQRLVLGRELGL from the coding sequence ATGGAGTTCGATCTGCCCGAGGAGCATCGGATGATCCGTGAGACGGTTCGGGAGTTCTGTGACCAGGAAATCGCCCCGATCGCCCAAGAGATCGAAGAGGAACACCGGTATCCCTCGGAAATCTTCGACGCGTTGGCAGAGTTAGATATGATGGGCGTTCCGATCGAAGAGGAACACGGTGGTCTGAGTGGCGACCAGCTCATGTATGCGTTGGTTACCGAGGAGTTGGGGCGTGTTTCGGGATCGGTCGGCTTGTCGTATGCGGCCCACATCAGCCTCGCATCGAAACCGATCGAGCTGTTCGGGACGTCAGAACAAAAAGAGCGCTGGCTCCGACCGCTCGCAGAGGGTGAGTACATCGGTTCGTGGGCGTTGACCGAACCCGGAAGCGGTAGCGACGCGAGCGACATGGCGACGATCGCCGAAAAGGACGGCAATGAGTACGTGCTCAACGGCACAAAGCAGTTCATCACGAACGCCAGCGAGGCCGGCTCCATTCTCGTCAAGGCCGTTACCGATCCGGATGCGGGGTACGACGGCATCTCGACGTTCATCGTCGATCCACAGGAAGACGATGGGTTCGAGGTGACCACTCTCTGGGATAAGATGGGACTCAACGCCTCACCGACGTGTGAGATCACGTTCACTGACTGTCGGCTTCCCGAAGATCGACTGCTTGGGGCGGAAGGCGAGGGCTGGGAACAGACCAAAAAGACCCTCGATGGTGGGCGGATTTCGATCGCGGCACTCTCGACGGGACTCGCACAAGGCGCGTTCGAAGCGGCTCGTGAGTACGCGACCGAACGCGAACAGTTCGGATCGCCGATCTCGAAGTTCGACGCCGTTCGGGACATGATCGTCAGCATGGACCGGAAGATCGAGCGTTCGCGGCTGTTGACCCACAAGGCTGCAACGATGTACGACGAGGGTGAGGACGTGACGCGGCTCTCGGCGCTGGCAAAGCTCGATGCGAGCGAGACCAGCCGCGAAGTCGCTGAAGACGCCGTCCAAGTTCTCGGTGGCTACGGCTACACGACTGACTTCGCTCCCCAACGGTTCTACCGGGACGCCAAACTCATGGAAATCGGGGAAGGAACGAGCGAGATCCAACGTCTGGTGCTCGGACGAGAGCTTGGATTATGA
- a CDS encoding NADH-quinone oxidoreductase subunit B yields the protein MSSHNQDTTGAQTTQEARMGEGVDNRFNSKLREAFGSSPFILTKFDSFMNWVRGSSMFMLQFGIACCSIEMMHTYAVKHDLDRFGSGVPRASPRQADVIIVPGTIVSKFAPRMKRVYDQMPEPKFVVSMGSCTCSGGPFQEGYNVIKGAEEVIPCDIHVPGCPPRPEALIYGIVKLQERIANGETAPVTVKPYELEQFGDLEDDELVQHLADQIDEDDLVMRYNWAESP from the coding sequence ATGAGTAGCCACAATCAAGACACGACAGGCGCACAGACCACACAGGAGGCCCGTATGGGCGAGGGGGTCGATAACCGATTCAACTCGAAGCTCCGCGAAGCGTTCGGTTCGTCGCCCTTCATCCTCACGAAGTTCGACAGCTTCATGAACTGGGTTCGGGGCTCCTCGATGTTCATGCTACAGTTCGGTATCGCGTGTTGCAGCATCGAGATGATGCACACCTACGCCGTCAAGCACGATCTCGATCGGTTCGGCTCCGGTGTTCCTCGTGCATCACCCCGGCAGGCGGACGTAATCATCGTTCCCGGGACCATCGTCTCGAAGTTCGCCCCACGGATGAAGCGGGTGTACGACCAGATGCCCGAGCCGAAATTCGTCGTTAGCATGGGATCGTGTACCTGTTCCGGTGGACCGTTCCAGGAAGGGTACAACGTCATCAAGGGTGCCGAAGAGGTCATCCCGTGTGACATTCACGTCCCGGGCTGTCCACCACGGCCCGAGGCGTTGATTTACGGCATTGTCAAGCTTCAAGAGCGGATCGCAAACGGTGAGACAGCCCCAGTGACGGTCAAACCGTACGAACTCGAACAGTTCGGTGATCTCGAAGATGACGAACTCGTACAGCATCTAGCCGATCAGATCGACGAGGACGATCTCGTCATGCGGTACAACTGGGCTGAGTCACCATGA
- a CDS encoding NADH-quinone oxidoreductase subunit D has protein sequence MSLEAPEPSTHTDVGVTETGLDYDALESLLGEMVIDREAHLNAEAFVVRPDRVVDALSVLRKQAGFDHCSCVTAQQYEDRYESIYHLKKYDDPTQEVGVVVPTSVHEPKSQSGAGVYRTADWHEREAYDLVGVEYTDHPDLRRILLPETWQGHPLSLNYDQERQQVVPLTEHANPLEEDHRGETDTMFINIGPHHPATHGVLHLKTTLNGEQVADVESDIGYLHRCEEQICQQGTYRHQIMPYPDRWDYISAGLLNEWAYARAAEDLADLDVPEYAQIIRTMSAELCRIASHLLALGTFAIDVYGDFSAIFMYAFRDREVVQNILEDLTGQRMMFNYFRLGGVAWDLPEPREEFFEKTRDFLDELPARLEEYHNLVSGNEVLQLRCVDTGVLEPEVAKQYGCTGPVARGSGIDYDLRRDDPYGYYDRLDWDVVTEDGCDNYARVLVRLREVEESAKIIDQCVNLLEEWPEDDRQIQSNVPRTLKPDPDTEIYRAVEGAKGELGIYIRSDGTDTPARFKIRSPCFSNLQALPEMAEGEYVPDLVAALGSLDIVLGEVDR, from the coding sequence ATGAGTTTGGAAGCACCTGAACCGAGCACTCACACCGATGTCGGTGTCACCGAGACCGGTCTCGATTACGACGCACTCGAATCGCTGTTGGGTGAAATGGTCATCGACCGCGAAGCACACCTCAACGCGGAGGCCTTCGTCGTTCGTCCGGACCGTGTCGTCGACGCGCTCTCGGTGTTACGAAAGCAGGCGGGGTTCGACCACTGCTCGTGTGTCACGGCACAGCAGTACGAGGACCGCTATGAGAGCATCTATCATTTGAAGAAATACGACGATCCGACCCAAGAGGTCGGCGTCGTGGTACCGACGAGCGTCCACGAGCCGAAAAGTCAGAGCGGAGCAGGAGTTTATCGGACGGCCGACTGGCACGAACGGGAGGCGTACGATCTGGTCGGCGTCGAGTACACTGACCATCCGGATCTTCGCCGGATTCTGCTGCCGGAAACGTGGCAGGGCCATCCACTGAGCCTAAACTACGATCAAGAACGACAGCAGGTCGTGCCGCTGACCGAGCACGCTAACCCGTTAGAAGAAGATCATCGCGGTGAGACGGACACGATGTTCATCAACATCGGTCCCCACCATCCTGCGACCCACGGCGTGCTCCACCTCAAAACGACGCTCAACGGCGAGCAAGTCGCCGATGTCGAATCCGACATCGGTTATCTCCACCGGTGTGAAGAACAGATATGCCAGCAGGGGACCTATCGGCATCAGATCATGCCGTACCCCGACCGGTGGGACTACATCTCGGCTGGGCTCCTGAACGAGTGGGCGTATGCCCGTGCCGCCGAGGATCTCGCCGACCTCGACGTGCCCGAGTACGCCCAGATCATCCGAACGATGAGCGCGGAGCTGTGTCGGATCGCGTCCCATCTGCTTGCGCTCGGCACGTTCGCTATCGACGTGTACGGGGATTTCTCGGCGATCTTCATGTATGCATTCCGAGATCGGGAAGTCGTACAGAACATCCTTGAGGATCTCACCGGCCAGCGGATGATGTTCAACTACTTCCGGCTCGGTGGCGTGGCGTGGGACTTGCCCGAACCCCGTGAGGAGTTCTTCGAGAAAACCCGGGACTTTCTCGACGAACTGCCCGCCAGACTCGAAGAATACCACAATCTCGTTTCCGGTAACGAAGTGTTACAGCTTCGGTGTGTGGACACGGGGGTCCTCGAACCGGAGGTGGCCAAACAGTACGGCTGTACCGGCCCGGTCGCACGAGGATCGGGGATTGATTACGATCTCCGGCGTGACGATCCGTACGGTTACTACGACCGCCTCGATTGGGACGTCGTCACCGAAGACGGCTGTGATAACTACGCGCGCGTGTTGGTTCGCCTCCGAGAAGTCGAAGAGAGCGCGAAGATCATCGATCAGTGTGTCAATCTCCTCGAAGAGTGGCCCGAAGACGACCGCCAAATCCAGAGCAACGTTCCCCGGACGCTCAAGCCCGACCCAGACACCGAAATCTACCGCGCTGTCGAAGGTGCGAAAGGCGAGCTCGGCATCTACATCCGCAGTGATGGCACCGACACCCCCGCGCGGTTCAAAATCCGCAGCCCGTGCTTTTCGAACCTGCAAGCACTCCCCGAGATGGCCGAAGGCGAGTACGTTCCCGACCTGGTCGCGGCGCTTGGAAGCTTGGACATCGTGCTCGGTGAGGTGGACCGATGA
- a CDS encoding complex I subunit 1/NuoH family protein, whose protein sequence is MSITDTLGSTLGLGSLGPLEDFLLSLVGAAFVGTFVLLNTAVAGPWAKRKITAAFTDRIAVNRVGPFGLLIIIADAVRMLSKELIIPDGADRPAFDLAPLLLVASALLGFAVVPMGNGIQLADPEVGLAFLFAVASIASVALVMAGYASNNKYSMLGGLRAVAQNVAYEIPLVITAMSVVLFTGTLQTSQIVGAQAETLITIAGVSIPSWYAFVNPFAFVLFIVANMAEVGRNPFDVPEAPTEIVAGYQTEYSSVYFVLMYLGEFIHIFLGGAILATVFLGGPAGPVLPGFVWFTIKIWAFFLFTQWARSALPRVRIDQLIEIGWKGLLELSFVNLLLTAIIVGVIV, encoded by the coding sequence ATGAGCATCACAGACACCCTCGGGAGCACACTGGGACTCGGTTCGCTCGGCCCGCTTGAGGACTTTCTGCTTTCGTTGGTTGGTGCGGCATTCGTCGGGACGTTCGTTCTGCTCAACACGGCGGTTGCCGGTCCATGGGCCAAGCGGAAGATAACCGCCGCGTTCACCGACCGGATCGCCGTCAACCGCGTCGGTCCGTTCGGACTGTTGATCATCATCGCCGACGCCGTACGGATGCTCTCGAAGGAACTCATCATTCCCGATGGAGCCGACCGACCGGCGTTCGATCTCGCACCGCTCCTGTTGGTCGCCTCGGCGTTGCTCGGCTTTGCCGTGGTGCCGATGGGAAACGGCATTCAGCTCGCTGATCCGGAGGTCGGACTCGCCTTTCTGTTTGCCGTCGCGTCGATCGCCAGCGTCGCGCTCGTGATGGCCGGCTACGCGTCGAACAACAAGTATTCGATGCTCGGCGGACTGCGAGCGGTCGCCCAGAACGTCGCATACGAAATCCCGTTGGTCATCACGGCGATGTCCGTCGTGCTGTTCACCGGGACGCTCCAGACCAGCCAGATCGTCGGCGCACAGGCCGAGACGTTGATCACGATCGCTGGGGTCTCGATCCCCTCGTGGTACGCGTTCGTGAATCCCTTCGCGTTCGTGTTGTTCATCGTCGCAAACATGGCAGAAGTCGGCCGGAATCCGTTCGACGTACCGGAAGCACCTACTGAAATCGTCGCCGGCTATCAGACGGAGTACTCGAGCGTCTACTTCGTGTTGATGTATCTCGGTGAGTTCATCCACATCTTCCTCGGTGGAGCGATCCTTGCGACGGTGTTCCTCGGTGGGCCAGCTGGACCGGTGTTGCCGGGCTTCGTCTGGTTCACCATCAAGATCTGGGCGTTCTTCCTGTTCACCCAGTGGGCGCGCTCGGCGTTGCCCCGCGTTCGGATCGACCAGCTCATCGAAATCGGCTGGAAAGGACTGCTCGAATTGAGTTTCGTCAATCTCCTGCTCACCGCCATCATCGTCGGAGTGATCGTGTAA